TACGATCCGGCGCTGATCAACAAGGTCTTCGAAATTACCGAGCCGGTCGAGGTCAAGGCCGAGAAGATAGAGCGCTACTGCGCGGCGCTCGGCGAGACCAATCCGATATACACCGACGCGGAGGCGGCGAAAAAAGGCCCGTATGGAGAGATCGTCGCGCCGCCGTCGTTCGCGGTGACGTTCCGCAACGGGCGGCATTTCTTCGAGAACGTGCCGCGCTTCGGAATGCGCGGCTTCGACGCCGGCAAGGATGTCGAGTTCGTCGCGCCGATCAGGCCGGGCGACAATGTAACGCTCAGCTCGCACGTGAAGGAAATTTACGAGAAGACGGGACGGACGGGCACGATGGTGTTCGTCGTAATCCGCTCGACGCTGAAGAATCAGAACGATCAAGTGCTGGCCCATATCGACCATCGCTTCATGAACCGCCCCTGAGCGCAGCGCTATCGGGAAATCGAATCGCGTGAACAGTTTCGAACAGATTAATATCGGCGACACGCTCGGCCCGCTCGAGCTGTTCGTGAGCAAGGATCAGTGCCGCGCCTACGCCCGGACGATGGGCATGGGCGAGGGCGCCGGACGCTTCACCGACGATGAAGCCGCCCGGAAAGAGGGGCTGCCCGGCATGATCATCCCGGGCAACATGAGCCTCGGACTGGTCTCCAAGCTGGTGACGGATTGGATTGGATCAAGCAACGCGTGGCTGACCCGGATGAGCACGACCTATCGCGTGCCGGTGCAACCCGATCGCACGGTCACGATTCACGGCTTTATCACGAACAAGAATCCCGAAGATCGCACGGCCGAGATCGACGTCTGGATGGAGAACGAGGAGTCGGAGCGCCTCGTGACCGGAACGGCGACCGTCGAGTTCAGGAAGTAGCCGGGAGGATTGGCGCGGCTGCCGCGTCCCCGTTTGTCGCCCGACGCGCAGATTCAGCCGCTTCTTTTGCGGTGGTTCACGCACGGTGAGGAGTGCATCGCTCAATGGTGACAGCTTCGCGGGTGACAGCTTCACGGGAATTCCAGGTGATGGCAAAACCGGCGGGCGCGGTCTGCAACCTCGACTGTAGCTACTGCTATTACCTCGACAAGTCGGCCCTGTACCCCAACGGCGGATCGCTTCGGATGACCGATGATCTGCTCGAGCGCTACATCGTCCAGCACCTCGAAGCCTCCCCTAAAGACGTGATTTTCTTCGAGTGGCACGGCGGCGAGCCGACCATCCTGGGGCTCGATTATTTTCGGCGAATCGTCGAACTCCAGCGCAAGCACCGATCTCCGGGACGGCAGATCCTCAATGGCATCCAGACCAACGGCACGCTGATCGACGACGAATGGTGCCGCTTCCTCGCCGCGGAACGCTTCCACGTCGGAATCAGCATCGACGGACCCAAGGCGCTCCACGACCGCTATCGCGTAACCAAGGGTGGACGTCCGACTCACAAGCAGGTGATGCAATCGTTGCGGCTCTTGAAGCGCTACCGGGTTCCATGCGACGTGCTGTGCGTCGTCCATCGTGGAAACGTCCGGCAGCCGACTGCGGTTTACCGCTTTTTCAAGGAGCTGGGCGTGGAGTGCCTGCAATTCCTTCCGCTGGTTGTGCGCCAAGGGGGCAGTGGAGTAAGCGCGGAGACGGTGCCGGTAGAAGCCTACGGAGAGTTCCTGTGCACGATTTTTGACGAGTGGTTCAGGAACGACATCGGCCGGATCGCCATCCAGAACTTCGATGAGGCGCTAAGGCCCTGGCTCGGGGTCGAGCATGCTTTGTGCATTTTCAAGGAGACCTGCGGCGATGTCGTGGTCGTCGAGCATAACGGAGATTTCTACTCCTGCGATCATTTTGTCGATCCGGAGCATTGCATCGGGAACATTTTCGAAACACCGCTGGCGGAAATACTGGAGGACCCGGCGCAGCGCGAATTCGGACGCAAGAAGCGCGACGGACTGCCCCGATACTGCCGGGATTGCGAGGTCCTGAAGTCGTGCAATGGCGGGTGTCCGAAGGACCGGTTTGCCCGGACACCCGACGGCGAACCGGGTCTTAACTATCTTTGCCCGGGTCTGAAAAAGTTTTTCACCCATAGCCGCCCATCCCTGCAAAAGATCGCGTCGCTGATGCGCTCAGGCGTGCCAGTGGAGCGGCTCATGGATCATCTGCGCTCCGAGGATGGCGAAGCCTCTGCGCGAGCAGGGCGCAACGACCCTTGCCCCTGTGGCAGCGGGCTGAAATACAAGAAGTGTTGCCTCGACCCTCGTAAATCGCAGCTTGATTAGGACCGTGAGGGCGCAGCGACCTCGAAGGCGTCTTATACGGCGCGGAGTTCGGTCGAAATATCGCCGCGAGTGGCCAGGGTCGCGGGTATGAACCCGCTGGCTGCTCCGATCAGGGCGGCAATCATGAAGCTGTAGGCAACGACTCGCGGCGACAGCGTCAGGGCGAGCGCCAGCGGACCGAGCGCTCCGGAAACATGCGGCAACAGTTCGAATCCAAGGAGCGCCAGGGCGCATCCGAGCGCGCCGCCGGTCACGCCGACGATCAGTCCCTCGACCAGGATTCGCGCAATGATCGAGTTGCGCGTGAACCCAAGCGCGCGCATCACCGCCATCTCGCGGCGCCGTTCGCGCACCGCCATCGCGGCCGTGTTGACGGCGACCAGCCCGATCGTGAAGATCACGATCACCGCAAGAAATTTTGCGCCGTTAATCAGCAGGGCAATACTGCCGGCCATCTCGCTCTTGATCAGCGCGACTTCGGTTTCGGTGGCCGTCTCGTGCGCCGAATTGGCGAACATTTCATCGATTGCGGCGATCACTTCGGGCGCCGATTGCGAGCGATCTATCTTCACCCAGAACAGGTTGACGATGCCGGGCCTGCCCAGCAGTTCTTCCATGTAGTCGCGCCTGAAAATAATTCGAGGCCCAGCGGCTTCCGCGTTCAGCACGCCCACAATTGTCAGTTGCAGATCGACCGGATACACCGTACCGCGCAGCATGATCGTGTCGCCGACTTTCCAGCCGTACACCTTCATCAAGGTGGTTCCGACCAGGCCTGCGGTGCGCAGATTTTCGAATTCGCGCTCGGTCTCCGCGCTGATTTCCCAATCGGGAAAGATCTCGCGGAGGTGATCGTCGTCGGTGGCGAGGATGCCGATCTGCTCGTTCGGATCGCGGTACGTTCCCATGAAGACGCTGTAGCCGGCCACTGCCTCCACGTGTGGAACTCTTTCGATCTGCCGGCGATACGCTTCGGGCAGCATGTAGGCGAAGCCCGCCTTGCTGTGACAGATGAGCCGCAGCGAATTGGCGCGGTCGCGCAGGACCTGGTTGAGCAGTCCGGGCAGGCTGATCAGCGACGCGAAGATGAATACCGATACGGTGATCGACAGCATGGTAAGGATCGTGCGCCGCTTGTTGCGGGTGAGGTTTATGAGCACGAGCGACAGGTATTTCATGGCGCGAACTTAATTGTAGTGAAACCCGCCGTGGGTTTGCAGGGGTGACCGCTGCACCCAGTGTTAAAACAATGATGCAGGCGGAGTTTACCCTGAACGCAAAGCTCGGCTAGACCAGCAGGGAGCCGCGGAACGGCTCGTCGCGCGGGGGAGGGAACTGGAGCAGGTTGATGGCCCATTTGCGCGCCTGGCGCAGCGCGTCCTCAGCGCGGCGGAAGATTCGCTCACGATACATCACCGACCATACGTACGCATCGACCGACGGCTCCTCGCCGAGCGTGATGTCGAGCATCCAGTCCTCGAGCTGCGGGCCGCAAATCAACAGGCGCACGACGCGCCCGTGATCGATTACGATGCCGCGCGCCTCGCGTGGGATGCGAAACTCGTCCTTGACGCGCTTGATGACATTGGGCGGCGCATGCTGCTCGGTCATCGCGACGTAGGCCCAATCGCCCTGCGGAGGATTGGCCTCGCGCGCGATGCGCAGGTTGTTGTCGGTCAGGTCTTCCTTGGCGCGATCCTGATCGTAGTCGCGCGCGACCTGGTAAAACGCCATCGCGACCGGCAACTGCGGCATCTCAGTTTCGGACTTGGCCTTCTTGGGTTTCTTGAAGGTGGTTTCGACCCACCAGCGGTTTTCGACGTTGGGCTTTTGCGCCATCAGGCAACCCGGCGAGATTTGCGAGCGTCGATCCGCGCAGTGCGCCTCGATCTTCGTGCGATCGAAATACGCGCACGACGCTTGCGGACCCGATTTGCAGCGCGACGCGTGCTTGAGATTCCCGCCCGGGTGCGCGGGCGCGATGAGCCGTGGCGGCCGGGGACTTTAAGCCCGGTCACCATCCGGCGCGAGAACAGGTCGGCCTTGCGCTCGGCGTCGGACCAGAACAGGAAATGACCCATCTCGTGGTAGATCATTTGAATCCACAGGCGCTCGCTGAAATAGACGCGTCCGCGTTTCCAGTTTTCGGGATGCACCAGATGGATGCGGCCGTCCTCGTAGGTGCGGCCGGCGGTCTTGCCCCAATCGATGTACTCGAACCATTCGATCCGCGGGCGGCGCAGTTTGAAGTATCGGCACATCGAGGAAATGGCGCGGTTGAAATGCGCGGCGCGATGGCCGCGGAAAAATTCGGCGAGGTTGCGATCAATTTCGCGGCGATGAGCGACAGGAGGAACAATCATTCGCACAACCAGGCGACCTCCGCTGACAGGTGATAAGGATCATACGGAGGCGGGTTCATCATAGTCAAACCGTTTCAGGAAAATGCAGTTTTATAACGGCGTTTGATTGTTCGAGAAGTCCAAAATCGCCTGTCAGCAGCGGGGTTGGTCCATTGCACAGAGATAAATCTATCCCAGGGTGCCGGAGGCTTTGAGACCCGCGATCTCGTCCCACGTCAGCCCCATTTCGAGCGCGACTTCTTCGGTATGCTGTCCGAGTTCGGGCGCCGCACGATGGGGGATTGTGTCGGCGCCGCCAAACTCGACGGGGCTGTTAACGACGCGGCATCCGGGAATATTCGGATGGTCCACGGCGGCGAAAGCGCCGATAGCTTCGGCCTGCGGATCGTCGAGCACTTCGGCATCGGTGCGAACGGGCGCCCAGATGAGATTGTGGCGATCGAAAATCGGCGCCCAATCGTCGCAGCTCCTCGTTGCAATCGCGCGATCTATTTCGTCGGTGAGCGCGGCGCAGTTTTGCGCGCGCGCGGTTGAATCCTTGAAGCGCGGATCGTCCCGCCAATCCGGTTTGCCCAGCGCGAGGCAGAAATCCGGCCAATAGCGGTCGCTTTGGATCATCACGAAGTAAATCCATCGCGCGTCGGCGCATCGATAAGAACTCCACATCGGATTTATCCGCCCAGTCCGCGACTCGGATTGTGGCGAGTGGCCGGTCATCAGCCCGATGGTAAGATCCGACGCGTTCATCCACAGGCCCATCGAGAACAGCGAGATGGTGACCTCGCGGCCGCGGCCGCTGCGCTCGCGAGCGAGCAGGGCGGCTGAGATTGCGCCCGCCAGGCCCAGGCCGACGGCGTGATCGATCATCGCGGGCCGCTGTGCCGGCGGCGACTGCCCCGGCTCGGCGATCGTCGCCATCAGGCCCGAGCGCGCCCACGAGGCGGCGTAGTCGTAGGCAGGGAGGTTGCGATCGGGTCCGCGATGCCCGTAGCCGTTGATCGACCCGTAGATGAGCCGCGGATTTTTCGCGGCCAGGGATGCGTAATCGAGTTTCATGCGCTCGAGGGCGTCCAGGCGCAGGCTGGTGACGAAGACGTCGGCGTGTTCGATCAGCTTGAGCGCGAAGGCGTGGCCGTCGGGCCGGCGCAGGTCAACCGCGACCGAGCGCTTGTTGCGATTGTCGAGTTCAAATGGCGGACGGATGCGCGCATTGGGATCGCCCATCGTGCGCGTGACGAAACCGCGAATCGGGTCTCCGCTGGTCGGATCTTCGAGCTTGATTACGTCGGCGCCCCAGTCGCCCAGCACGGCGGTGGTGGACGGGCCGGCCACCCACATCGCAACTTCGACAACTCTGACGCCCTTGAGCGGACGGTCCATCGGTTCGGTCTCCTTCATCGGATGAAACCGAATTCGTATCAGGAGTCGGCGCAAGAATGAAACCGCGCGCGGAGTTTCTTTTTTCCGCGCGCGGCCTGATGCCGGCGATTGAATCGGAGGGTTAGTCGCTAGCCGGCGGGATTGACCCGGCGCATCCCGCGCCGATCGCGCCGGCGTGATCGATTAACCGTCAAGCGTTGGATCCGGCTCGCTTCCTTCAGCCGCAGGCGCAGCGGAGGGCCGCCGCGGCCTGCCACCAGTTCCGACAGCCGCCATCGCAAGCCATGGATATCCATGCTGAGCGCGTCGCATACGTTGTCAAATGACAGCGGAGAATTGACGCCCTTGGTGAAGATCCAGTGCCACGCCTCGTTAAACGAACTGCGTTTGCGCAGGCTGGTTGAGCCGCCGAATTCCTGCACGACGTTGATCGCGTCGGCCAGCACCGCAAGCATCAGGCGCTGCTCGCTGGAGAGCGATCTCGTGCCGACCATCTCGAAGAACTGGCTGCGAAGGATAACGTCGGGAAAGGGACGCGGATCGGCGTCAGCGATTGCAAAAGCGGCGGTATTCATGGTTCAGCTTCCTTCCTCCTGCGAGCGAACAGCTTGAGCGTCGAAATTGGCCGCGAGAGATGGGCGAGCCCAGCAGCATGCCTTATGCGACGCTTCACTCCGTCTAATATCGACGGAAGAAGAAACTTAGTGGGAACGCTGACTCATTGCAAGAGAAAAGTCATAGCCTAAATTTGCGCTCGCGAGCCTTGGACGGAGCCGAGTTTGCCCACCGTTAATGCTGAAATCAGCGAAACGGCGTCGCAAACGCGCCCGGGGCGTCGGCGAACCATGCGCTCAGAGGCGCCAAGCGCCGTTGTTGTCGATACGCGCGGACGGTCTGCTATATTTGAATTGTCAGGTGCAAGCGCGGCGCTCGCCGAAAGCAGACCGATAACGGTTCAGAATTGCGGTTGGGGGAGAGGGCGTCCAAGCAAGGGCGGACCGAGGAGTAAGACAATGGCGGATTTTTACGGCAGGGAAACCTCGAAGTATCTCCGCAATCTGCGCCAGAATGCGCCCGACGCGTTCAAGGGGTTCCTGGAATTCGACAAGGAAGTTTTCAAGGACGGAGCGATTCCGAGCAAGACGAAAGAGTTGATGGCAATTGCCGCCGCGCATGTGACGCAATGCCCGTGGTGTATCGAGGCGCACGTCGTGCGCGCGAAAGAGAAAGGATGCACCGACCAGGAGATCGCGGAGGCGGTATGGGTTGCGGCGGCGATGCGCGCGGGAGCGGCGTTCAGCCATGGCGCGATCGCGATGGCGGTGGCTGAAGAACACAAGCACTAGCAAGGGCGGCGCGCATTCGGCAGCATTGGGGAATAATTGAATCAGTGGAAATGGATCAGGCACGAAAAGATCGGAAGACGCGGCAGATAACGATCGGCGGCGCCAGAGTCGGCGGCGACGCGCCGGTGGTGGTGCAGTCGATGTGCGCGACGCGAACCATCGACGTCGATAAGACAGTCGCGCAGGCCCATCAGTTGGCGAACGCGGGCGCGGGAATTGTCCGAATCGCGATGGACAACGAGAAGGAAATCCCGGCGC
The window above is part of the Candidatus Binatus sp. genome. Proteins encoded here:
- a CDS encoding anaerobic sulfatase maturase; translated protein: MAKPAGAVCNLDCSYCYYLDKSALYPNGGSLRMTDDLLERYIVQHLEASPKDVIFFEWHGGEPTILGLDYFRRIVELQRKHRSPGRQILNGIQTNGTLIDDEWCRFLAAERFHVGISIDGPKALHDRYRVTKGGRPTHKQVMQSLRLLKRYRVPCDVLCVVHRGNVRQPTAVYRFFKELGVECLQFLPLVVRQGGSGVSAETVPVEAYGEFLCTIFDEWFRNDIGRIAIQNFDEALRPWLGVEHALCIFKETCGDVVVVEHNGDFYSCDHFVDPEHCIGNIFETPLAEILEDPAQREFGRKKRDGLPRYCRDCEVLKSCNGGCPKDRFARTPDGEPGLNYLCPGLKKFFTHSRPSLQKIASLMRSGVPVERLMDHLRSEDGEASARAGRNDPCPCGSGLKYKKCCLDPRKSQLD
- a CDS encoding CoA transferase; its protein translation is MKETEPMDRPLKGVRVVEVAMWVAGPSTTAVLGDWGADVIKLEDPTSGDPIRGFVTRTMGDPNARIRPPFELDNRNKRSVAVDLRRPDGHAFALKLIEHADVFVTSLRLDALERMKLDYASLAAKNPRLIYGSINGYGHRGPDRNLPAYDYAASWARSGLMATIAEPGQSPPAQRPAMIDHAVGLGLAGAISAALLARERSGRGREVTISLFSMGLWMNASDLTIGLMTGHSPQSESRTGRINPMWSSYRCADARWIYFVMIQSDRYWPDFCLALGKPDWRDDPRFKDSTARAQNCAALTDEIDRAIATRSCDDWAPIFDRHNLIWAPVRTDAEVLDDPQAEAIGAFAAVDHPNIPGCRVVNSPVEFGGADTIPHRAAPELGQHTEEVALEMGLTWDEIAGLKASGTLG
- a CDS encoding MaoC family dehydratase — encoded protein: MNSFEQINIGDTLGPLELFVSKDQCRAYARTMGMGEGAGRFTDDEAARKEGLPGMIIPGNMSLGLVSKLVTDWIGSSNAWLTRMSTTYRVPVQPDRTVTIHGFITNKNPEDRTAEIDVWMENEESERLVTGTATVEFRK
- a CDS encoding FAS1-like dehydratase domain-containing protein, whose amino-acid sequence is MAVNYDPALINKVFEITEPVEVKAEKIERYCAALGETNPIYTDAEAAKKGPYGEIVAPPSFAVTFRNGRHFFENVPRFGMRGFDAGKDVEFVAPIRPGDNVTLSSHVKEIYEKTGRTGTMVFVVIRSTLKNQNDQVLAHIDHRFMNRP
- a CDS encoding ABC transporter permease gives rise to the protein MKYLSLVLINLTRNKRRTILTMLSITVSVFIFASLISLPGLLNQVLRDRANSLRLICHSKAGFAYMLPEAYRRQIERVPHVEAVAGYSVFMGTYRDPNEQIGILATDDDHLREIFPDWEISAETEREFENLRTAGLVGTTLMKVYGWKVGDTIMLRGTVYPVDLQLTIVGVLNAEAAGPRIIFRRDYMEELLGRPGIVNLFWVKIDRSQSAPEVIAAIDEMFANSAHETATETEVALIKSEMAGSIALLINGAKFLAVIVIFTIGLVAVNTAAMAVRERRREMAVMRALGFTRNSIIARILVEGLIVGVTGGALGCALALLGFELLPHVSGALGPLALALTLSPRVVAYSFMIAALIGAASGFIPATLATRGDISTELRAV
- a CDS encoding carboxymuconolactone decarboxylase family protein translates to MADFYGRETSKYLRNLRQNAPDAFKGFLEFDKEVFKDGAIPSKTKELMAIAAAHVTQCPWCIEAHVVRAKEKGCTDQEIAEAVWVAAAMRAGAAFSHGAIAMAVAEEHKH